The proteins below come from a single Isoptericola dokdonensis DS-3 genomic window:
- a CDS encoding putative F420-0 ABC transporter substrate-binding protein: MRLAHHRPVVVPASGSTPPPSVLRPVRRAAAPLAGVVGATLLLGACSAPDEPGPTTQETTEGGASASATTYPLTLDNCGTEVTFDAAPQRVVTVKSSTAETMLALGVGDRIVGAAFLDGPVPDDLADAAAGTAVAEPLSDQVPGTEAVLALEPDLVYAGWESNVSADGAGERDTLHSLGVDTYVSPAACKDPAYMPDPLTFDEVFAEITEAGQVFDVNEAAADLVAEQRAELDAVVPDDRGLDALWYSSGTDIPYVGAGIGAPAMIMDAVGLDNVAGDVQDTWTSLGWESVVEADPDVVVLVDAAWNTAESKIEALEANPATATLTAVQEGRYLTVPFPASEAGVRNVDAVVDLAAQLAALEIDG; this comes from the coding sequence GTGCGCCTGGCACACCACCGTCCTGTCGTCGTCCCCGCGTCCGGGTCGACCCCGCCCCCGTCCGTCCTGCGTCCCGTCCGTCGCGCGGCCGCGCCGCTGGCCGGCGTCGTCGGCGCGACCCTGCTGCTCGGCGCGTGCTCCGCACCCGACGAGCCCGGCCCGACGACGCAGGAGACCACCGAGGGCGGCGCTTCCGCCTCCGCGACGACGTACCCCCTCACGCTCGACAACTGCGGCACCGAGGTCACGTTCGACGCGGCGCCGCAGCGCGTCGTCACCGTGAAGTCGTCGACCGCCGAGACGATGCTCGCCCTCGGCGTGGGCGACCGGATCGTCGGGGCCGCGTTCCTCGACGGCCCCGTGCCCGACGACCTCGCCGACGCCGCGGCCGGGACCGCCGTCGCCGAACCGCTCAGCGACCAGGTGCCCGGCACCGAGGCCGTCCTCGCCCTGGAGCCGGACCTCGTGTACGCCGGCTGGGAGTCGAACGTGTCCGCCGACGGCGCGGGTGAGCGCGACACCCTGCACTCCCTCGGGGTGGACACGTACGTGTCCCCGGCCGCGTGCAAGGACCCGGCGTACATGCCGGACCCGCTGACGTTCGACGAGGTCTTCGCGGAGATCACCGAGGCCGGGCAGGTCTTCGACGTCAACGAGGCCGCCGCCGACCTCGTCGCGGAGCAGCGGGCCGAGCTCGACGCCGTCGTCCCCGACGACCGCGGCCTCGACGCCCTGTGGTACTCCTCGGGCACCGACATCCCGTACGTCGGCGCGGGCATCGGCGCGCCCGCGATGATCATGGACGCCGTCGGCCTGGACAACGTCGCCGGGGACGTCCAGGACACGTGGACGTCGCTCGGCTGGGAGAGCGTCGTCGAGGCGGACCCGGACGTCGTCGTGCTCGTCGACGCCGCCTGGAACACCGCGGAGAGCAAGATCGAGGCCCTGGAGGCGAACCCCGCCACGGCGACGCTCACCGCCGTCCAGGAGGGCCGCTACCTGACGGTGCCCTTCCCGGCGAGCGAGGCGGGCGTGCGCAACGTGGACGCCGTCGTCGACCTCGCCGCCCAGCTGGCCGCCCTGGAGATCGATGGCTGA
- a CDS encoding putative F420-0 ABC transporter permease subunit has product MAETTLPATRAPLTRGRLATWVAATAAVLAASVVVAVTIGPAGLTPSDVGQVVATRLGLGDLLSLAAPDRLDDGIVWQLRLPRVLTAAAVGAGLAVCGVVMQSLLRNPLADPYLLGLSSGASLGAVCVLVLGWLAVLPVAAFVGAAAALVATLVLATSAGRGELSPARTVLAGLAVSQLAAAATSFVIFWSAQGDQYREILAWMLGSVAGATWTSVAITVGAVLVLGTLLALTGSVLDAFTFGDTAAAALGVPVAKVRWGLLVVVALLTGALVSQSGAIGFVGLILPHAVRLVVGARHRTLLPLSMLCGATFLVWADTLARTLFEPRELPVGIVTAAIGAPVFAALLWKGRTRA; this is encoded by the coding sequence ATGGCTGAGACCACCCTCCCGGCGACCCGCGCACCCCTGACGCGCGGGCGGCTCGCCACGTGGGTCGCCGCCACGGCGGCGGTGCTGGCGGCGAGCGTCGTCGTCGCCGTGACGATCGGGCCCGCAGGTCTGACCCCGTCGGACGTCGGCCAGGTCGTCGCCACGCGCCTGGGCCTGGGCGACCTGCTGAGCCTGGCGGCGCCCGACCGGCTCGACGACGGCATCGTGTGGCAGCTCCGGCTGCCGCGCGTGCTCACCGCGGCGGCCGTCGGCGCCGGGCTCGCGGTGTGCGGCGTCGTCATGCAGTCGCTCCTGCGCAACCCGCTGGCCGACCCTTACCTGCTGGGGCTCAGCTCGGGCGCGTCGCTGGGGGCCGTGTGCGTGCTGGTCCTCGGCTGGCTCGCGGTGCTGCCCGTCGCGGCGTTCGTCGGCGCGGCCGCGGCGCTGGTGGCCACCCTCGTGCTGGCGACGTCGGCCGGGCGGGGCGAGCTCTCCCCCGCCCGGACCGTGCTGGCCGGGCTCGCCGTGTCCCAGCTCGCCGCCGCGGCCACCAGCTTCGTCATCTTCTGGTCCGCGCAGGGCGACCAGTACCGCGAGATCCTCGCGTGGATGCTCGGGTCGGTCGCCGGGGCCACGTGGACGTCGGTGGCGATCACCGTCGGCGCGGTGCTCGTGCTCGGCACCCTGCTGGCGCTCACCGGGTCGGTGCTCGACGCGTTCACGTTCGGCGACACCGCCGCCGCGGCCCTCGGCGTGCCCGTGGCGAAGGTGCGGTGGGGGCTGCTCGTCGTGGTGGCGCTGCTCACCGGGGCCCTCGTGTCCCAGTCCGGAGCCATCGGCTTCGTCGGGCTGATCCTGCCGCACGCCGTCCGGCTCGTCGTCGGCGCCCGGCACCGCACCCTGCTGCCCCTGTCGATGCTGTGCGGCGCCACGTTCCTCGTCTGGGCGGACACCCTCGCCCGCACCCTCTTCGAGCCGCGCGAGCTGCCCGTCGGCATCGTCACCGCCGCCATCGGCGCCCCCGTGTTCGCCGCCCTGCTCTGGAAGGGACGGACCCGCGCATGA